In Calypte anna isolate BGI_N300 chromosome Z, bCalAnn1_v1.p, whole genome shotgun sequence, the following are encoded in one genomic region:
- the CZH9orf24 gene encoding spermatid-specific manchette-related protein 1: MFLFSKKLKTPVSTYTDSYRPPCSVRKTMKSQEMMKSMQEMGENRFITQGLWSPPPQVPAIQGQPEHLIKSVTQDYYRNSIDNSAFCPDSRWLPQSEERYKPLFVNDHKYITWRTGPYNTAAWNKHSCYLPFLPKETRMDTFLHSIPVLYPPKPRYLNQYERGAVTSVLHRLSQCAPPSLQPVYTLTGRGTFEGYYSPCSGRHYFLQGIDYHPDGIPAIRTHLHSLGDKAVRSMPCCGYSPRAIFCTSTDCIQPAPYASPRWDTSHFFRVGGIRRSSYHINPEFFSEAHYVQRPW; encoded by the exons AtgttcctcttctccaaaaaACTCAAGACCCCCGTCAGCACTTACACCGACTCCTATCGCCCACCATGCTCTGTCCGAAAGACCATGAAAAGCCAGGAGATGATGAAAAGCATGCAGGAAATGGGAGAAAACAGGTTCATTACACAG GGTTTATGGTCACCCCCACCACAAGTTCCAGCAATCCAGGGTCAGCCTGAGCATCTGATTAAGTCGGTGACACAGGACTACTACAGAAACAGCATCGATAACTCTGCCTTCTGTCCTGACAGCCGCTGGCTGCCCCAGTCTGAAG AAAGGTACAAGCCACTTTTTGTCAACGACCACAAATACATTACCTGGAGAACAGGTCCGTACAACACTGCAGCCTGGAATAAGCACTCCTGTTACCTTCCTTTCCTGCCCAAG GAGACAAGGATGGACACCTTTCTGCACAGCATACCTGTGCTGTaccccccaaaacccagatACCTCAATCAATATG AGAGGGGGGCAGTCACCAGTGTTCTGCACAGGCTGTCACAGTGCGCAccaccatccctgcagcctgtgtACACTTTGACTGGGAGGGGAACCTTCGAGGGCTACTACAGCCCCTGTTCTGGTCGCCACTACTTCCTGCAAGGGATAGATTACCACCCTGATGGGATCCCTGCCATCAGAACACATCTCCACTCACTAGGAGATAAAGCTGTAAG GAGTATGCCGTGTTGTGGTTACAGCCCCAGAGCGATCTTCTGTACCTCTACAGATTGCATCCAACCAGCTCCCTACGCGAGCCCTAG GTGGGACACAAGCCACTTCTTCAGGGTAGGAGGAATCCGGAGAAGCAGCTACCACATCAACCCAGAATTTTTCTCAGAGGCTCACTATGTCCAGCGTCCCTGGTGA
- the LOC103532467 gene encoding myogenesis-regulating glycosidase, translating to MYTFLPENFTPVKQKPSKELRPMLMAILLGLILFIAAVVAWCYYTVSLRKAERLKTELMDLRADGFVIRNQHGEVVFRLAFHSGRLDLESCSKEGEILSCSRSSTGPLNFFIQTVKPKDTVMCYRVRWEELAAGPAVEHTMFWEDAHWYGGSEMSTQHWPIRLAGYQEPVPYVTSDVYSFRDSFGGILERYWISSKAAAIKINDSVPFHLGFNASERTLFFQARYKDSPYKPPPGQQPFPELSYRVCVGSDITSIHKYMVRRYFNKPSKIPAENAFRYPIWSTWALYKNDIDQDKVLRFAEKIKKYHFNCSHIEIDDMYTQAYGDFDFDPAKFPNVTEMFAKLREDGFKVTLWTHPFINYNSSNFGVGIERQLFIKEPSGRLPAMVEWWNGIGAILDFTNPAARDWFQSHLRQLRHKYGISSFKFDAGETSYLPKQFSTFRPLSDPSIWSRRYTEMAIPFYELAEVRVGYQSQNISCFFRIIDRDSVWGYELGLKSLIPTVLTISMLGYPFISADMIGGNFFPNKTDGAVEIPDRELYVRWLELSAFMPSMQFAIPPWLYDKEVVEIAQKFTELHESLVAPLLLELAGEVTDTGDPIIRPIWWISPRDEAAHRIDSQFLIGDTLMVAPVLEMGKQERDVYLPAGKWRSYKGELFEKTPVLLTDYPVDLDEVAYFLWVS from the coding sequence ATGTATACCTTCCTTCCTGAGAACTTCACACCGGTGAAGCAAAAGCCCTCCAAGGAGCTGAGGCCCATGCTGATGGCCATCTTGTTGGGCCTCATCCTGTTCATTGCTGCAGTGGTGGCCTGGTGCTACTACACCGTGTCCCTGAGGAAGGCGGAGCGCCTGAAGACGGAGCTGATGGACCTGCGGGCAGATGGCTTTGTCATCAGGAACCAGCACGGGGAGGTGGTCTTCCGCCTGGCCTTCCACTCAGGCAGGCTCGACCTGGAGTCGTGCTCCAAGGAGGGTGAGATTTTGAGCTGCTCACGGTCGAGCACGGGGCCGCTCAACTTCTTCATCCAGACAGTGAAGCCCAAGGACACGGTGATGTGCTACCGCGTGCGCTGGGAGGAGCTGGCGGCCGGCCCGGCGGTGGAGCACACCATGTTCTGGGAGGACGCCCACTGGTACGGGGGCTCGGAGATGAGCACCCAGCACTGGCCCATCCGCCTGGCTGGCTACCAGGAGCCTGTGCCCTACGTGACGAGCGACGTCTACTCCTTCCGAGACAGCTTTGGGGGCATCCTCGAGCGCTACTGGATCTCCTCCAAGGCAGCGGCCATCAAGATCAACGACTCGGTGCCCTTCCACCTGGGCTTCAATGCCAGCGAGCGCACCCTCTTCTTCCAGGCCCGCTACAAGGACTCTCCCTACAAACCTCCCCCGGGGCAGCAGCCCTTCCCCGAGCTCAGCTACCGTGTCTGCGTGGGCTCCGACATCACCTCCATCCACAAGTATATGGTGCGCAGGTACTTCAACAAGCCCTCCAAGATCCCTGCTGAGAACGCCTTCCGATACCCCATCTGGTCCACCTGGGCACTCTACAAGAATGATATTGACCAAGACAAAGTCTTGCGATTTGCTGAAAAGATCAAGAAGTACCATTTTAACTGCAGCCACATTGAAATCGATGACATGTACACACAAGCTTATGGGGACTTTGACTTTGACCCTGCCAAGTTCCCCAATGTGACAGAGATGTTTGCAAAACTAAGGGAAGATGGGTTTAAAGTCACACTGTGGACTCATCCATTCATTAACTACAATTCCTCCAACTTTGGGGTGGGGATTGAACGTCAGCTTTTCATCAAGGAGCCATCTGGGCGGCTACCAGCCATGGTGGAGTGGTGGAATGGAATCGGAGCCATCCTGGACTTCACCAACCCAGCAGCCCGGGACTGGTTCCAGAGCCACCTGCGCCAGCTCCGACACAAATATGGCATCTCCTCCTTCAAGTTCGATGCAGGTGAGACCAGCTACCTGCCCAAGCAGTTCAGCACCTTCCGCCCACTCTCAGACCCCAGTATCTGGTCACGGCGCTACACGGAGATGGCCATCCCCTTCTACGAGCTGGCCGAGGTGCGGGTGGGCTACCAGTCACAGAACATCTCCTGCTTCTTCCGCATCATTGACCGTGACTCTGTCTGGGGTTATGAGCTTGGTCTCAAGTCCCTCATCCCCACGGTGCTCACCATCAGCATGCTGGGGTACCCTTTCATATCTGCTGACATGATTGGGGggaattttttccccaacaaGACAGATGGGGCAGTGGAGATCCCTGACCGGGAGCTGTACGTGCGCTGGTTGGAGCTGTCAGCCTTCATGCCCTCCATGCAGTTTGCCATCCCACCGTGGCTCTATGacaaggaggtggtggagatTGCTCAGAAGTTCACCGAGCTTCACGAGTCACTGGTGGCtccactgctgctggagctggccGGGGAGGTCACTGACACAGGTGACCCCATCATCCGTCCCATCTGGTGGATCTCTCCCCGCGACGAGGCCGCTCACCGGATCGACTCCCAGTTCCTCATTGGGGATACCCTGATGGTGGCCCCTGTCCTGGAGATGGGCAAGCAGGAGCGTGACGTGTACCTGCCAGCGGGCAAGTGGCGCAGCTACAAGGGGGAGTTGTTTGAGAAGACCCCGGTGCTGCTCACAGACTATCCTGTTGATCTGGATGAGGTTGCCTATTTCCTCTGGGTTTCCTAA
- the LOC103532413 gene encoding myogenesis-regulating glycosidase, which produces MITYRAGKHGNNQMSDAEKSHLPKNVTPVKQKPSKELRPMLMAILLGLILFIAAVVAWCYYTVSLRKAERLKTELMDLRADGFVIRNQHGEVVFRLAFHSGRLDLESCSKEGEILSCSRSSTGPLNFFIQTVKPKDTVMCYRVRWEELAAGPAVEHTMFWEDAHWYGGSEMSTQHWPIRLAGYQEPVPYVTSDVYSFRDSFGGILERYWISSKAAAIKINDSVPFHLGFNASERTLFFQARYKDSPYKPPPGQQPFPELSYRVCVGSDITSIHKYMVRRYFNKPSKIPAENAFRYPIWSTWALYKKDINQYKVLDFARNIKKYHFNCSHIEIDDMYTHAYGDFDFDPVKFPNVTEMFAKLREDGFKVTLWIHPFIHTNSSNFKRGIERQLLIKEPSGQLPAMVKWWNGIGAILDFTNPAARDWFQSHLRQLRHKYGISSFKFDAGETSYLPKQFSTFRPLSDPSIWSRRYTEMAIPFYELAEVRVGYQSQNISCFFRIIDRDSVWGYELGLKSLIPTVLTISMLGYPFVLPDMIGGNFLPNKTDGAVEIPDRELYVRWLELSAFMPSMQFSIPPWLYDKEVVEIAQKFTELHESLVAPLLLELAGEVTDTGDPIIRPIWWISPRDEAAHRIDSQFLIGDTLMVAPVLEMGKQERDVYLPAGKWRSYKGELFEKTPVLLTDYPVDLDEVAYFLWVS; this is translated from the coding sequence ATGATTACCTACCGTGCGGGAAAACATGGGAACAATCAAATGAGTGATGCCGAGAAAAGTCATTTGCCCAAAAATGTCACACCGGTGAAGCAAAAGCCCTCTAAGGAGCTGAGGCCCATGCTGATGGCCATCTTGTTGGGCCTCATCCTGTTCATTGCTGCAGTGGTGGCCTGGTGCTACTACACCGTGTCCCTGAGGAAGGCGGAGCGCCTGAAGACGGAGCTGATGGACCTGCGGGCAGATGGCTTTGTCATCAGGAACCAGCACGGGGAGGTGGTCTTCCGCCTGGCCTTCCACTCAGGCAGGCTCGACCTGGAGTCGTGCTCCAAGGAGGGTGAGATTTTGAGCTGCTCACGGTCGAGCACGGGGCCGCTCAACTTCTTCATCCAGACAGTGAAGCCCAAGGACACGGTGATGTGCTACCGCGTGCGCTGGGAGGAGCTGGCGGCCGGCCCGGCGGTGGAGCACACCATGTTCTGGGAGGACGCCCACTGGTACGGGGGCTCGGAGATGAGCACCCAGCACTGGCCCATCCGCCTGGCTGGCTACCAGGAGCCTGTGCCCTACGTGACGAGCGACGTCTACTCCTTCCGAGACAGCTTTGGGGGCATCCTCGAGCGCTACTGGATCTCCTCCAAGGCAGCGGCCATCAAGATCAACGACTCGGTGCCCTTCCACCTGGGCTTCAATGCCAGCGAGCGCACCCTCTTCTTCCAGGCCCGCTACAAGGACTCTCCCTACAAACCTCCCCCGGGGCAGCAGCCCTTCCCCGAGCTCAGCTACCGTGTCTGCGTGGGCTCCGACATCACCTCCATCCACAAGTATATGGTGCGCAGGTACTTCAACAAGCCCTCCAAGATCCCTGCTGAGAACGCCTTCCGATACCCCATCTGGTCCACCTGGGCACTCTACAAGAAAGATATCAACCAATATAAAGTTCTGGATTTTGCACGAAACATCAAGAAGTACCATTTTAACTGCAGCCACATTGAAATCGATGACATGTACACACACGCTTATGGGGACTTTGACTTTGACCCTGTCAAGTTCCCCAATGTGACAGAGATGTTTGCAAAACTAAGGGAAGATGGGTTTAAAGTCACACTGTGGATTCATCCATTCATACACACAAATTCTTCCAATTTTAAGAGGGGGATTGAACGTCAGCTGCTCATCAAGGAGCCATCTGGGCAGCTGCCAGCCATGGTGAAGTGGTGGAATGGAATTGGGGCCATCCTGGACTTCACCAACCCAGCAGCCCGGGACTGGTTCCAGAGCCACCTGCGCCAGCTCCGACACAAATATGGCATCTCCTCCTTCAAGTTCGATGCAGGTGAGACCAGCTACCTGCCCAAGCAGTTCAGCACCTTCCGCCCACTCTCAGACCCCAGTATCTGGTCACGGCGCTACACGGAGATGGCCATCCCCTTCTACGAGCTGGCCGAGGTGCGGGTGGGCTACCAGTCACAGAACATCTCCTGCTTCTTCCGCATCATTGACCGTGACTCTGTCTGGGGTTATGAGCTTGGTCTCAAGTCCCTCATCCCCACGGTGCTCACCATCAGCATGCTGGGGTACCCTTTTGTACTGCCAGATATGATTGGAGGAAACTTCCTGCCCAACAAGACAGATGGGGCAGTGGAGATCCCTGACCGGGAGCTGTATGTGCGCTGGTTGGAGCTGTCAGCCTTCATGCCCTCCATGCAGTTCTCCATCCCACCGTGGCTCTATGacaaggaggtggtggagatTGCTCAGAAGTTCACCGAGCTTCACGAGTCACTGGTGGCtccactgctgctggagctggccGGGGAGGTCACTGACACAGGTGACCCCATCATCCGTCCCATCTGGTGGATCTCTCCCCGCGACGAGGCCGCTCACCGGATCGACTCCCAGTTCCTCATTGGGGATACCCTGATGGTGGCCCCTGTCCTGGAGATGGGCAAGCAGGAACGTGACGTGTACCTGCCAGCGGGCAAGTGGCGCAGCTACAAGGGGGAGTTGTTTGAGAAGACCCCGGTGCTGCTCACAGACTATCCTGTTGATCTGGATGAGGTTGCCTATTTCCTCTGGGTTTCCTAA